The DNA sequence GTTCAGGTGCTTAGATTTGATTTAGAAATTACAAGCCTAAGCTTGCTAACGATGAGGGTATTGTGAAATATCTATATTTCAGTTCTATTGTTTCAATAGCAAGTTTGCTTTCTTCTGCGTTGAATTCTGACACTTCCCATCTTACGGGGTATGCTCCAACTACATTCCAAACCATTAAGGGTGCTGTAGACTGAATTCCTCCTGAAAGAGTAATGATCAGGTCTCTGGGTTCAAACTGGAAGTTTTCCATCGCATTTCTGCACCAGCTTATCAATCCGGAACTTACGATTAACCCACGTTTAAGAACCAGATTAGGATATTTGGGCCTCAAAGGAAGTTGGTGTGTAAACCTGTTTTCGCCCCCTTCGGCATATTCTTCAGTTCCAATTTCTGTTGATAAACCAGATATAGATTGAAATCTGGAGTCAATACCCTCTGTTGTTGAAATCCCGTTAACAATAAAAGAGAAACTGGTTGGAGGATATAAAACTGCCATGATTAGTTATTTTCAATAGTTAATCCTTCGTGTGCAATTTCAAGCGTCTCAATAGCTACCTCATTACCTTCAGCTTTCAGATCTGTTGACTGTAATTTAAGAGGGAATGCATTTTTCACTTTCCAGGTTACTGCAGGTGCTCCTGTTTCGTCTAAAAGAGAGATGGTAATAGATCTGCGCTCTACCGTGCTTAGCTGAATACTCTGGAACCAGTCGAAATATTCGTTATCTGTTTTGAAAATTCCTCTCTTTAAAGTGATGTTACTGAAACTTTTCATTCCAGGCATTTTAATCTTACTAAAATCAGGGCTTGCACCGTGTCTGTACTCAATTAAAGCTGCTTCAACATTTAAACCGCTCACTTCCTGAAAACCTACTTTTGTTCCGCCCCAATCTACTTCAAAGGCAAACTTTACTAATGGATATGTACTCATAATGTATTTATTTTTAGTTGTTATTTAATTTAGCTTATGCTTCCTGTAATTTGTGTGAAAAACGTAGTACGATAAATTCAGCAGGACGTACTGCAGCCATACCGACTTCAATAATCATTCTTCCTTCTAGGATATCCTGAGCCGACATTGTTTTGTGTAAACCAACGCTTACGTAATAAGCTTCTTCAGGCTTGCTCCCTGCTAATGCACCGTCTCTCCACTGCTGATCAAGGAAATTCTCAATCATAGCCTGTACACGAACCCATGTATTGGCCGTATTCGGTTCAAAAACGAAACGTTCTGTAGCTTTCTTTACAGATTCTTCTACCATGTTGAAGAAACGACGTACAGGTACATATCTCCATTCGTTACTGTTTCCGTCTAATGTTCTTGCGCCCCAAACCAAGGTTCCTTTTCCTGTAAAAGTTCTGATTGCGTTGATTGATTTTCCTGCTACTGCATCTACGTTAAGACCGTCCTGTACTTCATTAGAAATTTTTACAACAGGTGCCAATACGTTGCTGATTGCTAAGTTGGCTGGTGCTTTCCATACTCCGGAAGTACTGTCTACTTTGGCGTAAATTCCGGCAATTGATGATGATGGAGTTAATACTACTCTTTTAGATTCAATTTCCTTTTTAGCCTGGTTGTACAGCGCTGAACTTTTTGATTTCAACCATGCTAAGTTGTTTTCATTCTGAGGCATTGTAACGTCTACAAGAGCTCCTGCAGCATTTAATTCTTTATAGCTTTCGATTTTAACATCTTTATCATCAAAGCTATAGCTTAACACTGTTTCTAATTTTGGATAATAGGCAGCTCCATATTTTAATCCTGCAGCATCTACTCCGGCTCTGAAAGCAGCAGCATCTGCAAAAACATCCATAATAACAAATCTGTCTTTCAAATCTTCTGCCTGATCCAAAGCTTTATTGTATAATTTATAAGCATCTGCTCCTAAAACTTCCGCATCCGGGAAAACAATAAGTGTTGGCTCATCTTCTTTTTCCAAGGATTTTAATCCGAACCATAGACCGCCGGCAACTGTTTCTGTTCCTAATGCAGGAGACTTATCATAATCAGCTACTGAAACAATATAACATGGCCCGCCGCCATTAGCAAAATACATTTGCATAGCATAATGCATTTTATAAGGACTTAGCTTGGCGTTGTCTACTTTTGCAGTTACAACAGTATCTTCAATCGTAACAGAGAACGCTGTTTTTTCATCTTTTGCTCCTCCGAAAATCGTTTCGTATTCCAACATAGAAGAGATTCTTGTCGGTTCATTTCTTGGTCCTTTATCCGTGTGTCCGATAAAAGCAGGAATAGCTGTTTCTACTTGTGCTACAGATGGTGGGAATTTCGCAATTTCCTCTACGTAAACTCCAGGTGTTTTGTAATTCATTTTTTTAAATTTTAAAGTTAATGTTAGTTATTTTCAATAGTTAATCCTTCGTGTGCAATTTCTAAGGTTTCGATAGCCACCTCATTACCTTCAGCTTTCAGATCTGTTGACTGTAATTTAAGAGGGAATGCATTTTTCACTTTCCAGGTTACTGCAGGTGCTCCTGTTTCGTCTAAAAGAGAGATGGTAATAGATCTGCGCTCTACCGTGCTTAGCTGAATACTCTGGAACCAGTCGAAATATTCGTTATCTGTTTTGAAAGTTCCTCTTTTTAAAGTGATGTTACTGAAACTTTTCATTCCAGGCATTTTAATCTTGCTAAAATCTGGGCTTGCACCATGTCTGTACTCGATTAAAGCTGCTTCAACATTTAATCCGCTCACTTCCTGAAAACCTACTTTTGTTCCGCCCCAATCTACTTCAAAGGCAAACTTTACTAATGGATATGTACTCATAATTTATTTTTAATTTTATTGTTATTTAATTGATTTTATGCTTCCTGTAATTTGTGTGAAAAATTGAGTACGATAAATTCAGCAGGACGTACTGCAGCCATACCGATCTCGATATTCATTCTTCCTTCTAAAATATCCTGAGCCGACATTGTTTTGTGCAAACCAACGCTTACGTAATAAGCTTCTTCAGGCTTGCTTCCTGCTAATGCGCCGTCTCTCCACTGCTGGTCAAGATAGTTTTCGATCATTGCCTGGACACGGGTCCATGTATTGGCAGTATTCGGTTCAAAGACAAAACGTTCTGTAGCTTTCTTCACAGATTCTTCTACCATGTTGAAGAAACGGCGTACAGATACATATCTCCATTCGTTACTGTTTCCGTCTAATGTTCTTGCGCCCCAAACTAATGTTCCTTTTCCTGCAAAAGTTCTGATCGCGTTGATTGATTTTCCTGATGTAGCATCTACATTAAGCAACTCCTGTTCTTTATTGGAGATTTTTACTGCCGGTACATCTACCAGACTAAGCCCTAAATTAGCTGGTGATTTCCATACTCCGGAAGTACTGTCTACTTTGGCATAAACTCCGGCAATAGCTGATGATGGTGCTAATACCACCTGTTGAGACGCTATTGCTGTTTTAGCCTGGTTATACAGTTCAGAATTTTTTAATTTCAATTCTGCTAAATTTTTGATACCAGCTGCGCCCGTAACTAAAACATCAGCTTCATTAAAATCATAACTCAAAACCGTTTTTAATTTTGGATAATAAGCCGCTCCATAATTTAAACCTTTAGCTTTTACTTCTTTTCTAAAAATAGTATCATTGCCAAGAACATCCATGATAACGAATCTGTCTTTCATAGATTCTGCTTGATTCAAAGCACTATTGTATACAGAATAGGCCTCAGTAATAAAAGAATCTATGTTAGCATCAGAAACATTATCGGCATTTTCAGAAGCAAAACCAGAAATAATGTTAGCAGTAGCAAGATCTTCAGTATAAGCATCTGCAACAACTTTAGCAGCAGCTTTAACAGCAGGAACAGTAGTATTGGCAACAGCAGCAGCTACTTTAACCGCGGCTACAACATCTTGAGCAGCCTTAACAGCAGCAACTTCGCTAAGATTTTCAGGATTGGTAACTTCATAATCAGCTGCTTTAGCTACGGCAGCAGCTACAGCAGCAGCTACATCGGCACCGTCAACAGCATTTGAAACGGCTTTAGCAGCAGCTTCAGCAGCAACAGCTACATTCCTATTATCCATGGAAGCTTGTAAAGCATTGTCTGCCGCAATAACTTCAGCAGCAGTAGCAACCAAACCTTGAAGATCCGGGAAAACGATAAGAGTAGGTTCGTCTTCTTTTTTTAGTAATTCAAGACCATATAATAAAGTTCCGGCTTCTGTTGTAGAAGTTCCAACAGTTACCTCATCATTGTAACCTCCAACCGAAACAATATAGCAAGCCCCACCGCCATTCGCAAAATACATTTGCATAGCATAATACATTTTAAAATCGCTTATTTTGGGTTGTGTGGCTGTTGCAACACCATCTTTGAAAGCTACAGCGAAGATTTCCGGATTTGCTTTTCCAAAAAGTTGTTCATACTCCAACATCGAAGCAATTC is a window from the Chryseobacterium indologenes genome containing:
- a CDS encoding phage tail protein, translated to MAVLYPPTSFSFIVNGISTTEGIDSRFQSISGLSTEIGTEEYAEGGENRFTHQLPLRPKYPNLVLKRGLIVSSGLISWCRNAMENFQFEPRDLIITLSGGIQSTAPLMVWNVVGAYPVRWEVSEFNAEESKLAIETIELKYRYFTIPSSLASLGL
- a CDS encoding phage tail protein is translated as MSTYPLVKFAFEVDWGGTKVGFQEVSGLNVEAALIEYRHGASPDFSKIKMPGMKSFSNITLKRGIFKTDNEYFDWFQSIQLSTVERRSITISLLDETGAPAVTWKVKNAFPLKLQSTDLKAEGNEVAIETLEIAHEGLTIENN
- a CDS encoding phage tail sheath family protein; this translates as MNYKTPGVYVEEIAKFPPSVAQVETAIPAFIGHTDKGPRNEPTRISSMLEYETIFGGAKDEKTAFSVTIEDTVVTAKVDNAKLSPYKMHYAMQMYFANGGGPCYIVSVADYDKSPALGTETVAGGLWFGLKSLEKEDEPTLIVFPDAEVLGADAYKLYNKALDQAEDLKDRFVIMDVFADAAAFRAGVDAAGLKYGAAYYPKLETVLSYSFDDKDVKIESYKELNAAGALVDVTMPQNENNLAWLKSKSSALYNQAKKEIESKRVVLTPSSSIAGIYAKVDSTSGVWKAPANLAISNVLAPVVKISNEVQDGLNVDAVAGKSINAIRTFTGKGTLVWGARTLDGNSNEWRYVPVRRFFNMVEESVKKATERFVFEPNTANTWVRVQAMIENFLDQQWRDGALAGSKPEEAYYVSVGLHKTMSAQDILEGRMIIEVGMAAVRPAEFIVLRFSHKLQEA
- a CDS encoding phage tail protein, which translates into the protein MSTYPLVKFAFEVDWGGTKVGFQEVSGLNVEAALIEYRHGASPDFSKIKMPGMKSFSNITLKRGTFKTDNEYFDWFQSIQLSTVERRSITISLLDETGAPAVTWKVKNAFPLKLQSTDLKAEGNEVAIETLEIAHEGLTIENN
- a CDS encoding phage tail sheath family protein, with translation MNYKTPGVYVEEQGKFPPSVAQVETAIPAFIGYTADGPKNKPTRIASMLEYEQLFGKANPEIFAVAFKDGVATATQPKISDFKMYYAMQMYFANGGGACYIVSVGGYNDEVTVGTSTTEAGTLLYGLELLKKEDEPTLIVFPDLQGLVATAAEVIAADNALQASMDNRNVAVAAEAAAKAVSNAVDGADVAAAVAAAVAKAADYEVTNPENLSEVAAVKAAQDVVAAVKVAAAVANTTVPAVKAAAKVVADAYTEDLATANIISGFASENADNVSDANIDSFITEAYSVYNSALNQAESMKDRFVIMDVLGNDTIFRKEVKAKGLNYGAAYYPKLKTVLSYDFNEADVLVTGAAGIKNLAELKLKNSELYNQAKTAIASQQVVLAPSSAIAGVYAKVDSTSGVWKSPANLGLSLVDVPAVKISNKEQELLNVDATSGKSINAIRTFAGKGTLVWGARTLDGNSNEWRYVSVRRFFNMVEESVKKATERFVFEPNTANTWTRVQAMIENYLDQQWRDGALAGSKPEEAYYVSVGLHKTMSAQDILEGRMNIEIGMAAVRPAEFIVLNFSHKLQEA